One genomic window of Vibrio ziniensis includes the following:
- the tolQ gene encoding protein TolQ produces the protein MHADISILDLFLQASLLVKLVMLILLGMSIVSWAMIIKRYKVLSQATRDAEAFEDRFWSGTDLAVLYQDVKKRKDEIMGTEEIFYSGFTEFARLRKTNADSPAFVMEGTGRAMRVSVAREVEDLEANLPFLATVGSISPYIGLFGTVWGIMHAFIALGAVKQATLAMVAPGIAEALVATAMGLFAAIPAVMAYNRLSNSVSKLEHSYATFSEEFHSILHRQAMAGRE, from the coding sequence GTGCACGCTGATATTTCAATTCTTGACTTATTTCTTCAAGCCAGCTTGCTCGTAAAACTGGTGATGCTGATCCTTCTGGGAATGTCGATTGTTTCATGGGCGATGATCATTAAGCGCTATAAAGTATTGTCGCAAGCAACGAGAGATGCAGAAGCGTTCGAAGATAGATTCTGGTCAGGAACCGATTTAGCCGTTCTCTACCAAGATGTGAAGAAACGCAAAGATGAGATTATGGGTACAGAAGAGATCTTCTATTCAGGTTTCACTGAGTTTGCTCGCTTACGCAAAACCAATGCTGATTCACCAGCTTTCGTGATGGAAGGAACTGGCCGAGCTATGCGTGTATCTGTGGCTCGTGAAGTCGAAGATTTAGAGGCCAACTTACCTTTTCTCGCTACCGTAGGCTCAATTAGTCCATATATCGGCTTGTTTGGTACTGTATGGGGTATTATGCATGCGTTTATCGCTCTAGGAGCGGTAAAGCAAGCAACATTGGCGATGGTTGCCCCAGGTATTGCGGAAGCATTGGTTGCCACAGCAATGGGTCTTTTTGCCGCGATTCCAGCAGTAATGGCATATAACCGTTTAAGCAATAGCGTGAGTAAGTTAGAGCACTCTTACGCAACGTTTTCTGAAGAATTCCATAGCATTTTACATCGTCAAGCGATGGCGGGTAGGGAATAA
- the tolR gene encoding protein TolR: MAGYQPKKRKLTAEINVVPYIDVMLVLLIIFMVTSPFVTQGVDVELPKTSTAKSMSDMAGDSDASFIIVEIDKEGNLGLSVNDEEVQRGLSLQDIIVRVKAELSIKPNSPVAVGGDAATPYAEVVLVLDELSRAGIPKVGLLTDIKE; encoded by the coding sequence ATGGCCGGTTATCAGCCTAAAAAACGTAAACTTACTGCAGAAATAAACGTTGTACCTTACATCGACGTTATGTTGGTGTTGTTGATCATCTTTATGGTGACATCGCCGTTTGTGACACAAGGCGTAGATGTAGAGCTCCCTAAAACGTCAACCGCAAAATCTATGTCTGATATGGCGGGTGATAGTGATGCAAGCTTTATTATTGTTGAAATAGATAAAGAAGGTAACTTAGGGTTAAGTGTAAACGATGAAGAAGTTCAGCGAGGTTTGTCGCTACAAGACATTATCGTGCGAGTGAAAGCGGAGCTATCAATAAAGCCAAATTCTCCAGTTGCGGTAGGCGGTGATGCTGCAACGCCATACGCGGAGGTGGTACTTGTGTTAGATGAGTTAAGCCGAGCTGGTATACCAAAAGTTGGGTTATTAACGGATATCAAGGAATAG
- the tolA gene encoding cell envelope integrity protein TolA, whose protein sequence is MKDHKSKKSSYSKPIVISVGLHAMLLAALLWGSDFTMSKPEPTGQMVQAVVIDPNLVKQQADKIRSQREAASKKEQERLDKLRRESEQLEKNRKAEEERIRTLKEQQVKEAKAARDAEKRRQEQEEQQKVAAEKARIAKEQAAKAEAERKSKEEAVKKAEAERVAKEAAVAKAEQERVAREKAAQEAQEKARKEREAAEKAEQDRIAKEKAAKEAAEKARQEKERLEKLERERKEQEKALNSIFSGLETEVEANSSARSQYVSDESVRWGAIYTQLIQQNLLIEDSYKGKECKVNLRLIPTGTGAIVGDVSVLGGDSRLCSATKRAIAQVSTFPLPKDEPDVVAKLKNINLTVVPE, encoded by the coding sequence ATGAAAGACCATAAGTCGAAAAAGAGTTCATACAGCAAGCCGATAGTGATATCTGTCGGTCTTCATGCAATGTTGCTTGCAGCATTGCTTTGGGGATCTGACTTTACTATGTCCAAACCTGAGCCTACTGGCCAAATGGTACAAGCAGTAGTTATTGATCCTAATTTGGTGAAGCAACAAGCGGATAAAATTCGAAGCCAGCGCGAAGCTGCATCTAAAAAAGAACAAGAGCGTTTGGATAAGCTGCGTCGAGAAAGTGAACAGCTAGAGAAGAATCGTAAAGCTGAAGAAGAGCGTATTCGTACGCTTAAAGAGCAGCAAGTAAAAGAAGCTAAGGCTGCACGAGATGCAGAAAAGCGTCGTCAAGAGCAAGAAGAGCAACAAAAAGTCGCGGCAGAAAAGGCACGTATAGCGAAAGAGCAAGCTGCGAAGGCAGAAGCTGAGCGCAAAAGCAAAGAAGAAGCTGTAAAGAAAGCAGAAGCTGAACGTGTAGCAAAAGAAGCTGCCGTTGCGAAAGCCGAACAAGAAAGAGTCGCGAGAGAGAAGGCAGCTCAAGAAGCTCAAGAAAAAGCGCGCAAAGAGCGTGAAGCCGCAGAAAAGGCTGAACAAGATAGAATAGCAAAAGAAAAAGCGGCGAAAGAAGCTGCTGAAAAAGCAAGACAAGAAAAAGAACGTTTAGAAAAATTGGAACGTGAACGTAAAGAGCAAGAAAAAGCGCTAAACAGCATATTTTCAGGCTTAGAAACAGAAGTAGAAGCAAACTCTTCTGCACGTTCTCAATACGTTTCTGACGAATCCGTGCGTTGGGGAGCGATTTACACTCAGTTAATTCAACAAAATTTGTTAATAGAAGACAGCTATAAAGGCAAAGAGTGTAAAGTAAACCTTAGATTGATCCCGACAGGTACTGGTGCCATTGTAGGTGATGTTTCTGTTTTAGGCGGGGATTCACGTTTATGCTCAGCAACAAAACGTGCTATTGCGCAAGTAAGCACTTTCCCTTTGCCGAAAGATGAGCCGGACGTTGTTGCTAAGCTAAAAAATATTAATTTAACCGTAGTACCAGAGTAA